CGTGAACCGCCTTTTCGTATATATTTAATGATTCTGACGGAATACTGACGAACTTCGTCCGTCagaatcattaaatataaaaaaacccttcttcttcttcttcttcgttatcACCGCCTTTCTCTCAAACCTCTTCGCGATTCCTCTCCTTCTGACGGCGATTCCGGCCAAACTCGAGCTCCCTTCACCGGCGAATCACCTCCTCATCCTCATATCTCTTCTCCAAACCCCTAATCATGTAAGAATCATCCCCTCCTCATCTAATCTcaagtttttagggttttggtttttagattttaggttGTTTGATTGTAAACCTGAATTTTAGGTTGTTTGATTGtaaattctaggattgaatggatagtttaggatatatatgtttggattgttgtttggtttgttgtttatttttttggacttttttggtgttttggttaaaattcaaaacgtttttcaagttttaaaacgttttttgatttttttaaacgttttttgatttttaaaaacgtgtatatgatttataaaaacgtttttatgattttttcaaacgttttttgattttttcaaacgtttttgattttttatatatttttatttttaaaaacgtgtatatgatttttaaaaacgtttttatgattttttcaaaacgtttttcaagtTTACAGTATATATAgaattctttataatttttatacacatatatatatatatatatatatatatatatatatatatatataatatatatatatatataattttttaatattttataaagttttatacatatatatgtataaatcatgtataaaaaatttaagaattttttataattttatacatatatatatatatatataattttaatattttataattcttatacatatatatataaatttttaatattttataattttttatacatatatatgtataaatcatgtCTAATAATGGCGGTTTTTTGATCGAAGCAAATGAGGGTAATCCCGTTGATAATCTCCAACTCATCAAGGTGGCTCACACTAACAAGAAGACGGGTCAAATCCAAGACGTTGTCATCAAAGGTGTCGTTGAAATGGTGGAAACTGAAATAGCATCTCAGTCTCAGTCTCAGCCTCTCTCTGATGACGGCGATTCTACAGGAGCGTCAACCAACTTGTCTCGATTGCAAATCAATGAGATGGTTGAAAaggtaaatttcaaaattaataagtttattttataaggtagtttatatactaactttaaatatttttgtaggcCGCTCCTAAAAGGAAAGGAGACCGTTTAGTTGGGCTGGCCCGCCGTGCTTCTTCGTATCCGACATCTTCTTCGCAAGCTCCGTATGCCGATCCCATGATTCTCGAGGAGCTGCATGACAAAGATGAACGGATGTGGCATTGGAGCAGCAGAACGCCACTATCCTTACCCTGAACCAAACCATCCTTGCTGAGCTGGCATCGCAAAAGAAGACCACGCAGAGATCATGGAGAAGCTAAACCGTTTGTTTCCTTCGATCAGTTCTtagtttttttctgaattttaaaactttctgcatgtttttttttctatttcggtttgtatgaatttaaactctataatattattaattttcactttcagatttgttttaattatttttttttaaattgcaaaatttaattctaataaaaataatttaaaaatgaaaaatttaattatttatttaattgaaaataccgacgacatttggttcgtcagaaaatactgacgaaccaagttcgtcggtattttccgaggaTTTAGTCCGTCAGTATTTTTTGACGAACCAAGtgtcgtcggtattttccgaggaCTTGGTTCGTCGGTTCGTTCTGATTTCCGATGAAACATGTTGTCGAAAATGCTCTCGGAATGTGGTCGCAAGTTCGTCAGTATATGGTTTCTCGGTATTCGTCAGAAGTTTGTCGGTATGTCTgacgaaattccgacgaaattgaaaataccgacgaaatgATACCGACGGACGGTTTCGTCAGAAATTCGTCAAAATATGCCTATTCCGACGACATTCTGACGAATTTGTCCGTCAGTATCcccatgttttcttgtagtggaaaCACAAACACAACACAGAAACATGCGTGACTTGTTTCCCCCAAAGAAGGTAAATGTAGCAGCGGTAAAACGCCAACGATAAAAAGTTCTTTTACAATGTCGATATGACAGAAAAATGTCTGTAACATACAAATAGCaatcatatatgttttgttgACCAAAATATTCTACGttattccatatatatatagtgtacTCAACCAAAGTAAGGTGAGTTTTCTTATAGATTTATGGTATTACTTTGCATGATTGCATCGATATACATATAAAACATGACATAtgaatatcaaaaaaaatatggcACGTATAAATATGGCTCTAATCATCCTTCTGAATGAGTCTCCGTGGAAccaaaaagtatataattatagAGAAAAGCGATAATTAACGAAGAATGATATTAGAACACAAAAAAGCGTGCTCATAAGTAATTATTGTGACCTAGTGTATaatcaatagataaaaaaaacatatagtaAAAGCTATACAATAGTGTAACTGGAGTCGCATTATCGAGAAAATGCAAGTAGAAATACTGAAAAGGAGGAAAGGGCGTGCTTGGAAATGgaacaaacaaatataaatatatacacttTTTTTTCAGGCTATCAGAGTGAGTAATAAAAGTGGAGCGTATAATGAGTGGAGGCTTTTCAAGTTTATATTACCGATTAAGACTAGTACTAAACTATGACTATAGAATTATATACCTAAAAATATCAAAGACATTGTCTTATTCGTATGCCAATATACCATACTTGTTTGCGCCCCGTGCTCGAGTGCCCTAGTAATTAGTTACTCTACCCTCTCGATATTATTTCATAATTcgtatgattgttttgattttttttttttacaataattCTTATATGATGCAAAATCCTGTCTAGCGATAGCGTCTTTGCCAAGCTACAAGCTCATCATTTCTCGCTTTGGTTCCGAACAAACATCATTTTCCTTACGGTATACATAAATGTCAACATACCTATGATTGAAAGTAATACAGAAAACGGAAATGAAAGGATGAATGTAGTTCTTCTAGAAACGTTTTTTTTAGAATGCAATAACACAATGAGAAAAGACGAAATTAGGATTGAGACACATGACCATTTATTCTCCAGCCTTTGAATTTTCAAAAGGATGTGTAGGATAACATAGCATCTTGGATCTGGCAAAACCCACCTGACCTCCTAGACCGTGACATCTTGCTCTTACTATCGGCAAGCTCTTCCCCCAGCTTCTACTGTGGTGTTCCAAAGCGTGGATAGACAGCTAAGAAACATCATATCAGCTAGAAGACCAAGGAAACTTTTCGATAAGTTCATGTCAATGTGGTTGCGATAGGTTTCTTCTGTTTTTAACCTTTGATCcatcttgtttttattttctttttgccaAGATGGCCCAAGCCAAGTTGTACTATGTAAACTTTTGttcattatatgatatttacggtttagcaaaaaaaaaaagatgatcgTAACAAACTTTTTCTATTTCTGTTAAGTGTTGAAAATCAACATTACAAATGTATTTATAGATGGTTTACATAGCGGTATACACATAACCGAACTAAACCGTAATAAACCAATATACTCTAATATTCCCCCTCAAGATGGCAAATAGATAGATTTCAAAGCCATCTTGGCCACAAGAGAGTAGAATTGCGGAGAGTACAGAGCTTTTGTGAAGATATCGACCACCTGGTTATTTGTACGAACATGAAGAAGCTTGATGAAACCAAAGAGAACACGTTCCCGGACCTGATGACAGTCAAGCTCGATGTGTTTTGTTCGTTCATGAAAAACCGGATTTGTGGCAATATGAATAGCAGCAGTGGAATCGCAGTAGAAAGGAACCGGACCAGTCTGAGGTGACTGCAACTCAGCTAGAAGATTACGAAGCCAGATAACTTCGCGAGAACCATATTCCATTGCACGATATTCCGATTCTGCAGACGAGTGAGAGACAGTTTGCTGCTTCTTGGAACACCAAGATATCAAGATGGTACCAAGAAACATGCAGTATCCAGACGTTGAGCGACGAGAGTCAAGGCAAGAAGCCCAGTCAGCATCCGTAAAAGCCTGAAGAACCAAATCAGAATCAACTGAGTAGAATAAGCCGAGACCGATAGTTCCTTTCAAGTAATGCATGACTTTATAGGCTGCTTGAAGATGAGACTTTTTCGGAGCAGAGGTATACTGGCAAAGTTTGTTGACAGCAAACGTGATATCCGGTCTAGTAATCGTCAAATACATCATACGACCCACCAAACGTCGGTAAGCAGCAGGATCATCTAACAGAGGTTCCTTTAAATCCAAACAAAGTCTTGCATTTGGATCCATTGGAATAGGAGAGGGCTTGCAGGCAAGTAAACATGTGTCCTCCAAGAGTCCAAGAGTGTACTTTCGTTGACATACAGAGATTCCTTTGCTAGAGCGAGCAATCTCCAAGCCAAGAAAATACTTCAAAGGACCGAGATTTCTGAGTTTAAACGCAGAGTTTAGATCAATCTTGAGTTGATCAACATCAGCATCAGTGTTACTAgcgatgattatgtcatcaacgtAGACCAAAACTGCAGTGTATATACCCTTTCTGTTTCGAATGAAAAGAGTATGATCTGAGTTTGACTGTTGAAATCTGAGAGCAAGCAGAGTTTCACGGAACTTCAAGAACCATTGCCGTGAAGCCTGCTTTAAGCCGTATAAGGACTTATGCAACTTGCAGACTGCATTAGGCGGCAATGTTTCCCCCTCCTTTGGTGTGTATCCTGGAGGTAGTGTCATGTAAATTTCTTCATGCAATTCTCCATTGAGAAAAGCATTCGAAACGTCTAGTTGTGTAAGACTCCATTGCTTTGCTGCAGATACAGATAACAATACCAGTAGTCATCTTAGCTACAGGAGAGAATGTGTCAGCAAAATCAATGCCATCCTGCTGTGTGTACCCTTTAGCAACCAAGCGAGCTTTGTATCTTTCAAGAGTTCCATCAGGATGAATCTTTATCTTGTAGACCCATTTACATCCAATGGCGTGTTTGCCCGGAGGAAGAGAGCAGACAGTCCATGTGTTATTCTTTTCTAAGGTAATGAGCTCCTCAATCATAGCCTTGAGCCAGTCATCAAATCGCTTGGCTTGAGAAAAACTCGCCGGTTCTGGTATCAAGGCTACTGCACAAATGTATGCCTTGTAGTCATCAGAGAGACTATCAAAAGAAGTATATGCAGAGAGTGGATAAGGAATCTCAGTATCACTCTCTGATATATTGCAGTAATAGTCATGAAGATGTGCAGGCAGTTTAGGAATTCTTTTACTCGGTTTTGTAGAATATTCAGCAGTTGGAGATGACTCTGTCACAACTGGAGATTCAGCAACCTTCTTGCCATCTGCTTTAGATAACTCATCATCTGCTAGTGATGTGTTCTCAACAGAAGGGTCACCATTAGGTGCAGTAGTAGGAACAAAGGGCAAAACAGAGGAAAATAAAGCTTCATAAGTTTCAGTTTCATCTTTCGTAAAAGGAAAGATTGACTCATGAAACGTCACATTCCTTGAGATGTGAATGGTGTTCGTATCCAAGTCAAGAAGCTTGTAGCCTTTGTATCCTGCAGGATAGCCAAGAAATACATACGGCTTTACTCTTGGTTGAAACTTATGCATGTTTTGTGTTGATGTGGAGCAATAAGCAAGACATCCAAAGACCTTGAGACTCTTATAATCAGCTCGTTTAGAAGTAAGAACCTCATAAGGTGACATATCTTTCAAAAGAGGCGTATGAAGTCGATGGATAATAAACACAACAGTAAGGACGCAATCACCCCAGAGCTCAAATGGAACATGAGATTGAAACATCAAGGCATGAGCAACATTCAAGATGTGCTGATGCTTCCTTTCCACCACCGAGTTTTGTTCGGGTGTTTCTGAACAAGAATGATAAGGTAAAATGCCTTTATTCTTGTAGAAAGCCGCAAACTTGAGCTCCTGCGCATTATCTGATCGAACCCCTTTGACTGAACACTGATACTGCGTCTCTACCATTTGAACCAAGTCAGGAAAGACTATCAACACATCGCTTTTAGCACGAAGAAGATATATCCAAGTGACACGAGTGTGGTCATCTACTATCgtcaaaaaatatttgtagCCTTCTGCAGTAGACACAGAGAATGGTCCCCATGTGTCTATGTGAAGAAGATCAAAAGCTTGTTTACTCATGTTGTTCTGAGGATTATAGGGAAGTCGTTTCTGTTTTGCAAGAGGACAAATGGCACAGTGAAAAGGTTCTTTATTGATTTGCTGGAAGCCAAGTACATCTATAATAGAGTCGGTTTTAGACATAGATGGATGACCCAATCTATTGTGCCAGAGGCTTACATCAACAACAACACTAGAACAAGAGGCATACTGCTGTTGAATGAATGTAGAACCAGCCAAGTCCATTGCATCCAAAACATAAAGATTGCTAATCTGCTCACCCTTCCCAATCATCAAGCCCTTGATAGGATCCTTTATAAAGCAAGCACCCAGATCAAACATTACTCTGTATCCCAAATCCTTTGTAAGCTGGCTTACACTCAGAAGATTCAGCCTAAAGTCTGGTAGATATAAGACATTTCGTAATATTAGAGAATCATGAAGTCTGATAGTACCAATGCCAACAATCTTAATACCAAGACCGGTTGGGAGAGTAACAGAAGTACTAACTGAATCAATGAGATCCAGAAAAAGGTTTTTATCATGAGCCACATGATGTGTAGCTCCACTGTCTATAATCCACGTCTCTGAAGACATGGCATTCCTGGTTGCTTTCAACATTCCAACAAAACAGAGTGTAGAGGAAGAGAAAGCCATACCCGGGAGAGCTATTATTGTGCCTCCAGAAGTATAAGCAACACAGTTCGCTTGCATTTGTGGCTTGAGCTGAGTGTTGAAGTAAGCAATCACACCCTCTATTTGTTCTTTAGTAAGGCTGTTGACAACATTAGAAACCGAGTCCACAAATCCCGTCTGAGCAACAATAGGTTTAGCATTGTTGTATTTCGGAGTTGATGAACTTTTATCGGCTTGTTGCTTTGGCTTGTGCTTAAACCCAACTGGATAGCCATGGATCTTGTAGCAAGTATCCACAGTGTGTCCGTTATAACCACAATGAGAACAAATCGGTCTGTTCTGCTTAGGAGGAGCAGAAGATTGAGCTGCATTGACAAGAGGCATATCTGCAGTAGATTGATCAGGAGCATTAACATGAAAAGCAGTCGCAGTCAATACTGGAGTGAGATTTCTCTGATTAAAATCCTGATCCAGTAAGTTATAGATCTCAGAGAGCTCAGGAACGTTCTTCTTCATGATGATTTGGCTCCTGATGACCGAGTAAGACTCATTTAAGCCAGCAAGGAACTTAATAACCTTCGCATGATCTGCTTTCTTCTCAGTTGTGTTGCAGCAGTCACAATGATGGCAAGTGTCAACACAATTAGCACCCTCAAGCTCATCCCAAAGCGTCTTTAGAGTGGTGTAATAGGTCGCCAAATCCATAGATCCTTGCTGTAAAGACCATACCTGCTGAGTCAACTAATAAGAGCGTGGAAGATTAGTGATGTGAAAACGAGTTTCCAGATCTTTCCAGATTTCAACGGCGTCATTGAATCGAAGTATACTTTTGTAGATCTGCTTAGAAACAACATTGAGAATCCAAGATTTAACCATAGAGTTGCATCGAGACCAGATCCGGGAATAAGGATGTGATTCGAGAGGCCTAGCTATAGATCCGTCAATGAATGCTAGCTTATTCTTAGCATATAAGGCAATTTTTAACGCTATGCTCCAGTTATCATAATTCGTACCATCTAAtacttcggagatgatagagaGACCTGGATTGTCGCCACTAGTGAGGAAGAAAGGTGAGTGAATGTTATCCAAAGGTAGATCGACAGCGATCGGAGATACAGGCAACGTCGGAGCTGAGTCTTCCGGAATAGGAACTCGACGAGCTGACGACGGAGCTTGTCTCGCAATACGACGCGATCTTCGTGCAATCACCACCATCTTCACAGAATCAAACGAGAACGGTGATCAGAAAACAGAGAGGAGATCGATCGAGAGAATCATCGATCAATCTGAggtcaaagaaagaagaaaagaaacggATCGCTTGAGGTTTAAGCCtcaaagctctgataccatctTAGAGTTGATGAaacgatgaagaagatgatcgtaacaaactctttctatttctgTTAAGTGTTGAAAGTCAACATTACAAATGTATTTATAGATGGTTTACACAACGGTATACACATAATCGAACTAAACCGTAATAAATCAATATACTCTAATATCTATCTATTTGATTAGAAGATAACAATATGCCTAACATTCACGATAAACTCCTCCCTCAACTACCATtcgatttttcttcttctggcAGCCTTAAATGAACCAACCGTCACTCCTCAAATTGTAGTATGCTTATATTACAGCAATCTCATACCATGGGTGGAGTTGCTCTTAGTGTTGCCACTTACAAATTAGCATTGTTTTTTACCTTATTCTTTCCTTGATCCTTGCTTTTAACGTTTTTTTCTATTTAGCTCTTAGTAATGTATTCTTTAGGTTAGCAATAAATTGTATTATTACCACatgtaaaattcaaaaaattatatgctATATCTTCACATTCATATCCAAAAATGACTAATATACAAAACCCATTAAAAGCTTTCTTTTAATAAAGTCGTTGATTGTGTCTGGAAAGAAAAATTGATTCGTGAAAAAGAATAGGGGTCTCGGCCCAATAGAAAAAGACTTATCAAAATGAGCTAAAGAGAATTCGGGTAAAACCCACCCGTTTAGAAAATGGGTTGGATCCAGAGCCCAACACAAAGGCGAATATCTCGTGAAACCAATAAATGCAGGAAGCGAAGATCATAAATTTCATTCCTCGAGCTATCCCGTGATAGCCATAATGACATAGTGAACGTTTTTATTAACCCAtccaactttttaaaaatcaatgtCGATATATACACACACAGACTGTTtgaatcaacaacaacaaaaaatggCACATTATGTCCTCTACTGCCAAATGCTCCTTGTGTTCTCTGTTATATCTCCACTGGCCACTTCTTTCACCGTGATCCCCTCCGACACGGTGGCTCCGTCTGCACTGATCGACGGCCCACAAACAGGATTCACGATGACTAACGACGGCGCACGCACAGAGCCCGACGAGCAAGACGCTGTCTATGACATCATGCGTGCCACCGGCAACGACTGGGCCGCCGCAATTCCAGACGTGTGTCGAGGCAGATGGCACGGGATCGAGTGTATGCCGGATCAAGATAACGTCTACCACGTCGTCTCTCTGTCGTTCGGAGCTCTCTCAGACGACACGGCGTTCCCGACTTGTGACCCGAAACGCTCTTACGTCTCTGAGTCCGTCACCAGGCTTAAACACCTTAAAGCCTTGTTCTTCTATCGATGTTTGGGCCGGGCCCCACAGAGAATACCTTCGTTTCTGGGCCGCTTGGGCTCGAGTTTGCAGACTCTCGTTTTGAGAGAGAATGGTCTTTTCGGTTCAATCCCGGACGAGTTGGGCAATCTCACCAATTTGAAAGTGCTTGATCTGCATAAAAACAACCTCAACGGTTCGATTCCTTTGTCATTTAACCGGTTATCCGGTTTGAGATCGCTTGATCTGAGTGTGAACCATTTGACTGGTACGATTCCCGGTTTGATTCTTCCAGAACTAAACGTTCTGGACATGAACCATAATTTGTTAACCGGACCAATCCCATCTACACTCTCTACCAGTGGTTCGTTGATCAAAATTGATCTTAGCCATAACCGAGTCACCGGTCCTATCCCCGACTCCATTAACCGGCTCAACCAACTAGTGCTTCTGGATTTTAGCTATAACCGGTTATCAGGTCCCTTCCCGTCGTCTCTCCAAGGCCTAAACTCACTTCAAGCTTTGGTGCTCAAAGGGAACACTAAATTCTCAGCAGCTATTCCAGAAAGCACGTTCAAAGGGCTCAAGAACTTGATGATTCTGGTTCTCTCGAATATGAACATCTATGGCCCCATACCGGGATCCTTGACTCGGTTAAGCAGTCTCCGGGTCCTTCATCTGGAAGGCAACAACTTGACCGGGTCGATTCCTATGGAGTTTCGGGGCGTGAAGGATCTAAGCGAGCTGAGGCTAAACGATAACCGCCTGACAGGGCCAGTACCGTTCGAGAGAGACACAGTGTGGAGGATGAGGAGGAAGCTGAGGTTGTATAACAATGACGGTTTGTGCGTTAACAGTGAGAGTAACTTGGATGATGTCTTCGGTTCAACGTCCGGTTCAAGTGTCAGGTTGTGTGAAGGAGAAACTAAGAGACCTGGTCCTTCCGGTACGGTCCAGCATCTA
The sequence above is drawn from the Raphanus sativus cultivar WK10039 chromosome 7, ASM80110v3, whole genome shotgun sequence genome and encodes:
- the LOC108815489 gene encoding uncharacterized protein LOC108815489; translation: MSNNGGFLIEANEGNPVDNLQLIKVAHTNKKTGQIQDVVIKGVVEMVETEIASQSQSQPLSDDGDSTGASTNLSRLQINEMVEKAAPKRKGDRLVGLARRASSYPTSSSQAPYADPMILEELHDKDERMWHWSSRTPLSLP
- the LOC130497969 gene encoding protein TOO MANY MOUTHS-like, with the protein product MSIYTHTDCLNQQQQKMAHYVLYCQMLLVFSVISPLATSFTVIPSDTVAPSALIDGPQTGFTMTNDGARTEPDEQDAVYDIMRATGNDWAAAIPDVCRGRWHGIECMPDQDNVYHVVSLSFGALSDDTAFPTCDPKRSYVSESVTRLKHLKALFFYRCLGRAPQRIPSFLGRLGSSLQTLVLRENGLFGSIPDELGNLTNLKVLDLHKNNLNGSIPLSFNRLSGLRSLDLSVNHLTGTIPGLILPELNVLDMNHNLLTGPIPSTLSTSGSLIKIDLSHNRVTGPIPDSINRLNQLVLLDFSYNRLSGPFPSSLQGLNSLQALVLKGNTKFSAAIPESTFKGLKNLMILVLSNMNIYGPIPGSLTRLSSLRVLHLEGNNLTGSIPMEFRGVKDLSELRLNDNRLTGPVPFERDTVWRMRRKLRLYNNDGLCVNSESNLDDVFGSTSGSSVRLCEGETKRPGPSGTVQHLSGADSGNVTADGGVTYVSRGSKSLGCFGLYGFLILFNFAYMLLSC